A region of the Longimicrobiales bacterium genome:
GAGTGCGCTCCTGGTGGGACGCGATCACAGGGTGAATAACCGGCTGCTTGCGCAGGCGCTCCTGGCGAGCGCAACGGCCGCCGGCGCGTCGTTTCGCGCGGCAAGTCCCGTCACCTCGATTCTGACGCGCGGCGGCAGAGCGTCCGGCATCAAGCTGGCGTCCGGGGAGGAGATCGAAGCGAAGCACCTCGTGCTCGCCGCGGGTGCGTGGAGCGGTCACATCGCGGGTCTGCCGCGCGAGCTGCCGCTCCGTCCCATCAAGGGCCAGATGTTCGCCGTGGATGGACGCGGCCGTAGCCACGCGCGGCCGACGGAGCCGGTGCTCCAGCGCGTCGTGCTGTCACGCGACTGCTACATCATCCCGCGCGACGACGGACGCCTGCTCGTCGGGGCCACCGTGGAGGATGTCGGCTTCCGAAAGGGCCCGACTCCCCGCGGGATGGCGAGCCTGATGGCCGCCGCGGCCAGAGTGATCCCCCTCATCCCTGATCTCCCGCTGGTGGAGACCTGGGCCGGGTTCCGCCCCGCTACGCCCGACCACATGCCGGTGATCGGTGCCGACCCCGACATGCCCGGTCTGATCTACGCCACCGGTCACTATCGCAACGGTATCCTGCTGGCGCCCATCACTGCCGCGTGCGTGGCGGCTCTCATCGAAGGCACGGAGCCCCCCGCCTCACTCGACGCATTCTCGATTACGCGTTTCTGAGCATAGTCACGCACCGATCCAGACCAGGTACCAGCGAATGATCGCGCCGCCCCATACGTGTGCGACGGCGGCGCCGAGGGCGAGGAACGTTCCGAGCGGGAGATAGCTGCCCATCACCGTGAGACGCCCGCGCGCATAGGTGAGGGGCACGCCGATGACGAGGCCGAGGACGGAGCCGAGCATCAGCGTCAGCAGCATGCCGGGTGCGCCGAGGAACGCACCGACGAAAACCATCATGTGGATGTCACCGATGCCGAGCGCCGGTTTGCCGAGCGCCTTTTCCGCAGCGAGCTTCACAACCCACAGCAGCACGTAGCCGAGCCCGGCCGCGAGGATGGCGTGAACGAACGTGACGCCGCCCGTGACGGTGGCGAGTGCGATCCCGATCGCTGCGCCGACGAGCGTGAACTGATCGGGAATGACCATCTCGCGCGCGTCGGTCATAGCGATGCCAAGCAGGATCGTCAGGAAGATGGCCGAGTGCAGGCCGGCGAACGTGGGCCCGAAGCGCACGGCGGCCGCGACCCATATGAGCGCGATCGCGAGCTCGATGAGCGGATACTGTGCCGACACCCCGGTTCCGCAGTAGCGGCAGCGGCCGCGCAGCACGATCCAGCCGATGATCGGGATATTGTCGTACCACGCGAGCGCATGCCCGCAGGACGGGCAGCGCGAGGGTGGGCTGACCACCGACTGTTCTGCGGGCCACCGGTAAATGCACACGTTGAGAAACGAGCCGATAGCAGCGCCCACAATGCCCGCGAACAGCCAGAGCAGCCAGTCGGGTGATTCAGTCACGAGGTCCTCGACAGCAGATACATGAGGATGCCGGCTGCAACACCGACGTTGAGTGATTCGGCCGAGCCGCCGATCGGTACCGATACGAGCCGGTCGCACGCGGCGCGCACGGCATCGCCGAGTCCGGCGCCTTCATTGCCAAGCGCCAGTGCCACCGGTCCATCATGACGCACTTCCTCGACGTTCTCACCGGCCATGTCGGCACCAAGCAGCAGCGCTCCGTGTGCGCGGAGTTGCGCGAGTACCGTCTCGAGCGTTGTTTCGACGATCGGAATGCGCAGGGATGAGCCGGCCGCCGAGCGCACTGACTTCGGATTCCAGGGATCGACCGTGCCCGGCAGTGCAACGACGAGTGCCGCGCCGAAAGCATCGGCGCTGCGTACGATCGTGCCGAAGTTGCCCGGGTCCTGCACGGCATCGAGCACAATGATCAGCGCCCTGTCACGCAGCGGCACATCCTCGAGCGTGGTGCGTGGTATCGTGGCGACCACAACGATACCCTGAGTCGTTTCTGTGGTCGCCAGCCCGCCCAGCTCGGTATCGGAGACATCGACCGTGGGCGCGATCGCGCGCACGCGCGCGCCGAGGTCACGACCGCGTGCAGTGTCCTCCAGTGAGGGCGAAATCAGCGCCAGGCGGGGGACAACCGGCGATGCGATGAGGTCCTCGACCTGGCGGATCCCTTCCACCAGGAACTCGCCTGATTCCTCGCGCCCCTTCCTGCGGTGGAGCGCTTTTACCCTGGTCGCCTGAGCCCTGCTCAGCATGTTATCACGAGTGGAACGGCCTTTGCTCCCATATACTTGCACGATCTTGCAGGACGGGCGCTTTGCATGCGCCGAGCCGCGCGCGGTGCGCGGCGTCCACCGATGTAGAGACAGGAGCACGAACGCCGATGATTCGCCTCAAGCAGTGGTTCCGGAGACCCGTCGCGCTGGCGCTCGTCGCCGGCAGCACGGCGGCAGTCGGCGCCTGCGGCATATCGCACCAGCAGGAAGTCCAGATGGGGCAAGAGTATTCGGCCGAGATCAATCGGCAGCTGCCCCTCGTCAATGACGCAGCCGTCACCCGCTACGTAAACAACCTCGGCCGGTCGATCGCCCAGCAGGGCAACCGGCAGTACAACTACAACTTCTACGTGGTTAACGCGTCGCAGATCAATGCGTTCGCGGTGCCCGGCGGGCACGTCTACGTGAACCGTGGTCTGATCGAGCGCACGCGGAACATGTCGGAGCTGGCCGGCGTGCTCGCCCATGAGATCGCGCACGTCGAGCTGCGCCACGGCGTGGAGCAGATGGAGAAGATGCAGGCGGCGAACCTCGGTCTGTCGCTCGGCTACGTCCTGCTCGGACGCGCCCCTACGGGTGCGGAAGAGGCAGTGATCGGCGTCGGCGGCACGGCATACTTCGCGAATCACAGCCGCGGTGCGGAGAACGAGGCCGATGCGTCGGCCGTATCGCTGCTCGCCAACAGCGGCATCAACCCGAACGGTCTGACGTCGTTCTTCAACGTACTGATCTCCGACCAGCAGCGTCGGCCGAGTACCGTGGAGCAGTGGTTCTCCACGCACCCGCTGACGCAGGACCGTGTCGAAAACACACAGGCCTATATCAACCGTCTGTCGCCCAGCCAGCGCGGCGGGCGCACGGATGACGCCGGCTACTCTTCGATGAAGAGCCGGCTGCGTGGGTACCGCCCCGCCGCGAGCTGACCCGGACCGCAGGCTGACGGCGCGATGAGCCGGCGTGGAGACCCTGCCACGCCGGCTCATTTGCTGTACGTTACCGGCATGCAAACTGAGAACGATCCCCGCGCGATCGCACTGACGGTCGCCGGCAGCGACAGCGGCGGCGGTGCCGGCATACAGGCGGATCTCAAGACGTTCCATGCCTTCGGGGTGTTCGGCACGAGCGCGATCACGGCCATCACCGTGCAGAACACACTCGGTGTCACCGGTGTTCATGCCGTGCCGCTGGATATTGTCACTGCGCAGATCGCCGCGGTCGCGAGTGACCTGCCGCCGCGTGCCGTGAAGACGGGCATGCTCGCGACGCGTGAGCTGGTGAGCGCCGTAGCGAAATCCATCCGCGACCATGCACTGCCGAACTACGTGCTGGATCCGGTGATGATTGCCACGAGCGGTGATCGGCTGCTGGACGAGGATGCGCAGCATGCAGTGCTCGACGAGCTCGTGCCGCTCAGTACCCTCGTCACGCCCAACCTCGATGAGGCGGCGATCCTCGCCGGCTTCTCCGTGAAGGACCCGGCGGCTATGCATCGGGCGGCGCGCCGGCTCGTCGCTGCGGGGGCATCCGCCGCGCTCGTGAAG
Encoded here:
- the thiO gene encoding glycine oxidase ThiO, whose product is MKRSEAEVVIVGAGAIGCSIARELAVHGRDVMVVERDSPGRRATWAAAGMLSPLGEAPGGGPFMELADRSLNRFGAFTQALREETGIDVEYHTNGKLHVSLGDGDEELNAIAAGPAAARFEVSRIDGEAARQLEPALADEVTSALLVGRDHRVNNRLLAQALLASATAAGASFRAASPVTSILTRGGRASGIKLASGEEIEAKHLVLAAGAWSGHIAGLPRELPLRPIKGQMFAVDGRGRSHARPTEPVLQRVVLSRDCYIIPRDDGRLLVGATVEDVGFRKGPTPRGMASLMAAAARVIPLIPDLPLVETWAGFRPATPDHMPVIGADPDMPGLIYATGHYRNGILLAPITAACVAALIEGTEPPASLDAFSITRF
- a CDS encoding prepilin peptidase is translated as MTESPDWLLWLFAGIVGAAIGSFLNVCIYRWPAEQSVVSPPSRCPSCGHALAWYDNIPIIGWIVLRGRCRYCGTGVSAQYPLIELAIALIWVAAAVRFGPTFAGLHSAIFLTILLGIAMTDAREMVIPDQFTLVGAAIGIALATVTGGVTFVHAILAAGLGYVLLWVVKLAAEKALGKPALGIGDIHMMVFVGAFLGAPGMLLTLMLGSVLGLVIGVPLTYARGRLTVMGSYLPLGTFLALGAAVAHVWGGAIIRWYLVWIGA
- a CDS encoding RNA methyltransferase, translated to MLSRAQATRVKALHRRKGREESGEFLVEGIRQVEDLIASPVVPRLALISPSLEDTARGRDLGARVRAIAPTVDVSDTELGGLATTETTQGIVVVATIPRTTLEDVPLRDRALIIVLDAVQDPGNFGTIVRSADAFGAALVVALPGTVDPWNPKSVRSAAGSSLRIPIVETTLETVLAQLRAHGALLLGADMAGENVEEVRHDGPVALALGNEGAGLGDAVRAACDRLVSVPIGGSAESLNVGVAAGILMYLLSRTS
- a CDS encoding M48 family metallopeptidase; this translates as MIRLKQWFRRPVALALVAGSTAAVGACGISHQQEVQMGQEYSAEINRQLPLVNDAAVTRYVNNLGRSIAQQGNRQYNYNFYVVNASQINAFAVPGGHVYVNRGLIERTRNMSELAGVLAHEIAHVELRHGVEQMEKMQAANLGLSLGYVLLGRAPTGAEEAVIGVGGTAYFANHSRGAENEADASAVSLLANSGINPNGLTSFFNVLISDQQRRPSTVEQWFSTHPLTQDRVENTQAYINRLSPSQRGGRTDDAGYSSMKSRLRGYRPAAS
- the thiD gene encoding bifunctional hydroxymethylpyrimidine kinase/phosphomethylpyrimidine kinase — protein: MQTENDPRAIALTVAGSDSGGGAGIQADLKTFHAFGVFGTSAITAITVQNTLGVTGVHAVPLDIVTAQIAAVASDLPPRAVKTGMLATRELVSAVAKSIRDHALPNYVLDPVMIATSGDRLLDEDAQHAVLDELVPLSTLVTPNLDEAAILAGFSVKDPAAMHRAARRLVAAGASAALVKGGHLRGDELVDVLYDGSTVREFRRPRIDTRSTHGTGCTLSAAITALLARGISLSEAVEQALDFVHRAIVQAPNLGAGNGPLNHFVPARSPHP